A window of Longispora fulva contains these coding sequences:
- a CDS encoding sulfite exporter TauE/SafE family protein, giving the protein MDTAAILLLLVAAMAAGWVDAVVGGGGLLQLPALLLAAPHQPIASLLGTNKLSSVFGTTTAAVTYARRTKLDRRVIWPAAGLAVAGSAGGALLAGSLSSGVLKPVILAILVGVALFITFRPSVGLVVLPERDTRPRRLIAVALAGVGIATYDGLIGPGTGTFLIISFATVLGSDFVHASAMAKIVNVGTNLGALAVFVPRGHVLWGLGLGMAACNMVGARLGARTALRRGAGFVRIVLLVVVVALVLKLGYDQLS; this is encoded by the coding sequence ATGGACACCGCCGCGATCCTCCTGCTCCTCGTCGCCGCCATGGCCGCGGGCTGGGTGGACGCGGTGGTCGGCGGCGGCGGACTCCTGCAGCTCCCGGCCCTGCTGCTGGCCGCGCCGCACCAGCCGATCGCGAGCCTGCTGGGTACCAACAAACTGTCCTCGGTCTTCGGCACCACCACGGCGGCCGTCACCTACGCCCGCCGGACCAAGCTCGACCGCCGGGTGATCTGGCCCGCCGCCGGACTGGCCGTCGCGGGCTCCGCCGGCGGCGCGCTGCTCGCCGGTTCGCTCTCCTCCGGGGTGCTCAAGCCGGTCATCCTGGCGATCCTGGTCGGGGTGGCCCTGTTCATCACGTTCCGGCCCTCCGTCGGCCTCGTCGTGCTCCCCGAACGCGACACCCGGCCGCGCCGCCTGATCGCCGTGGCCCTCGCCGGCGTCGGCATCGCCACCTACGACGGCCTGATCGGCCCCGGCACCGGCACGTTCCTGATCATCTCGTTCGCCACGGTGCTCGGCTCGGACTTCGTGCACGCCTCGGCCATGGCGAAGATCGTGAACGTCGGCACCAACCTCGGGGCGCTCGCGGTGTTCGTCCCCCGCGGGCACGTGCTGTGGGGCCTGGGCCTGGGCATGGCCGCCTGCAACATGGTCGGCGCCCGGCTCGGCGCGCGCACCGCCCTGCGGCGGGGCGCGGGCTTCGTGCGGATCGTGCTGCTCGTGGTCGTGGTGGCCCTGGTCCTCAAGCTGGGCTACGACCAGCTGAGCTGA
- a CDS encoding helix-turn-helix domain-containing protein, with protein MVLGVYEKVAAMLDLRELGTALKVRRVSLHYASATALAEHLGCNLNVITRIEKGETPRPRAGTLRLLETALRLQPDTLWRSFAHGEELRFAEHPGLSPDRALPDPARFLDAVPGTAALLQGGGVNEERRQRLSELIEKVYAAGFAAGSLSKEMESLTAEQAGSEPVRPRGRG; from the coding sequence ATGGTCCTGGGTGTCTACGAGAAGGTGGCCGCGATGCTCGACCTGCGGGAGCTGGGCACGGCGTTGAAGGTCCGCCGAGTGTCGCTGCACTACGCGTCGGCGACAGCCCTGGCGGAACACCTGGGCTGCAACCTCAATGTGATCACCCGGATCGAGAAGGGCGAGACTCCCCGGCCGCGCGCCGGGACGCTGAGGCTGCTGGAGACGGCGCTGCGGTTGCAGCCGGACACCCTGTGGCGGTCCTTCGCCCACGGCGAGGAGCTCCGGTTCGCCGAACACCCGGGGCTCTCGCCGGACCGGGCGTTGCCGGACCCGGCGCGGTTCCTGGACGCGGTGCCGGGGACCGCGGCGTTGTTGCAGGGCGGCGGGGTCAACGAGGAACGCCGGCAACGGCTCAGCGAACTGATCGAGAAGGTGTACGCGGCCGGGTTCGCGGCCGGCAGCCTCTCGAAGGAGATGGAGTCCCTGACCGCCGAGCAGGCCGGATCCGAGCCCGTCCGGCCCCGGGGCCGCGGATGA
- a CDS encoding TRAFAC clade GTPase domain-containing protein — MPVLVMVVAYLAAFILYLWGCVTVLVWIAVPACYLFGVGGPLLGAGLAVTLTGRVLAGHEDRPGSPVLVGPADTGDRGWPTYCAIQVYRDLQAADRWTVRVVYRLWTWSYERTFARYGVRTLWAWPLLLPVLVLLLAVTLGAAAGTLLTALAAALLTLLALALGLVTAGTLRAADRLWQRVFHAAASCPRPGCYHVTRLPAYRCPGCDRLHRDLRPGRLGVLWRHCACGTTLPTTVLRATRRLEPVCQRCDSPLHGDAALATDVRIPVFGAPRAGKTRFIMAGIVGLSARPGSRFAPADPESDRAYAEYEATIGGGASTAQTGKALPAAVTLRVAGGRRTALLHVFDAAGERFTERAQNEELAYLDHARGLVFVLDPFAIPEVRARLRGTAAAGGSASGGGGASGGSASGGPAGSASHDPDESYHVTVRRLRDYGVDLRRQRLAFVLSKADLLLAGPAGAGLPVAGSDAIRSWLLDAGLDNLLLAASRDFADVRYFLVSSMAADPDGEVAASAPLDWLLAAEPVPTGGAT, encoded by the coding sequence GTGCCCGTCCTCGTCATGGTCGTGGCCTATCTGGCCGCGTTCATCCTGTACCTGTGGGGCTGCGTCACGGTCCTGGTCTGGATCGCGGTCCCCGCCTGCTACCTGTTCGGCGTCGGCGGGCCGCTCCTCGGGGCCGGGCTCGCCGTCACCCTCACCGGCAGGGTCCTCGCCGGTCACGAGGACCGCCCCGGCTCCCCGGTCCTGGTCGGCCCGGCGGACACCGGCGACCGGGGCTGGCCGACCTACTGCGCGATCCAGGTGTACCGGGACCTGCAGGCGGCCGACCGCTGGACCGTCCGGGTGGTGTACCGGCTGTGGACCTGGTCGTACGAGCGCACCTTCGCCCGGTACGGCGTCCGCACCCTGTGGGCCTGGCCGCTGCTCCTGCCGGTCCTCGTCCTGCTACTCGCCGTCACCCTCGGCGCGGCGGCCGGAACGCTGCTCACCGCCCTGGCCGCCGCGCTCCTCACCCTGCTCGCCCTCGCCCTCGGCCTGGTAACCGCCGGTACGCTGCGCGCCGCCGACCGGCTGTGGCAGCGGGTGTTCCACGCGGCGGCCAGCTGCCCCCGGCCGGGGTGCTACCACGTGACCCGGCTGCCGGCGTACCGCTGCCCCGGCTGCGACCGGCTGCACCGTGACCTGCGCCCGGGCCGGCTCGGCGTCCTGTGGCGGCACTGCGCGTGCGGGACCACCCTGCCCACCACGGTGTTGCGGGCCACCCGCCGGCTGGAGCCGGTCTGCCAGAGGTGTGACTCGCCGCTGCACGGGGACGCCGCCCTGGCCACCGACGTGCGGATCCCGGTGTTCGGCGCGCCCCGGGCCGGCAAGACCCGGTTCATCATGGCCGGGATCGTCGGGCTGAGCGCGCGCCCCGGGTCCCGGTTCGCGCCGGCGGACCCGGAGAGCGACCGGGCGTATGCGGAGTACGAGGCGACGATCGGCGGCGGGGCCTCGACGGCGCAGACCGGGAAGGCGCTGCCGGCCGCCGTCACGCTCCGGGTCGCCGGCGGTCGGCGCACGGCGCTGCTGCACGTGTTCGACGCGGCGGGGGAGCGGTTCACCGAACGGGCCCAGAACGAGGAACTCGCCTACCTGGACCACGCGCGGGGCCTGGTCTTCGTCCTCGACCCGTTCGCGATCCCGGAGGTCCGGGCCCGGCTGCGCGGCACCGCCGCTGCGGGCGGTTCGGCGTCCGGAGGCGGCGGGGCGTCCGGAGGCTCGGCGTCCGGCGGCCCCGCCGGTTCAGCCTCGCACGACCCGGACGAGTCCTACCACGTCACGGTGCGCCGGCTGCGGGACTACGGGGTCGACCTGCGCCGGCAGCGGCTCGCGTTCGTGCTCTCCAAGGCCGACCTGCTCCTGGCGGGCCCTGCGGGCGCGGGCCTTCCGGTGGCCGGCTCCGACGCCATCCGTTCCTGGCTGCTCGACGCCGGCCTGGACAACCTCCTGCTCGCGGCGTCGCGCGACTTCGCCGACGTCCGCTACTTCCTGGTCTCCTCGATGGCCGCCGACCCGGACGGCGAGGTGGCCGCCAGCGCCCCGCTGGACTGGCTGCTGGCGGCGGAGCCCGTCCCCACCGGAGGTGCCACGTGA
- a CDS encoding WD40/YVTN/BNR-like repeat-containing protein, whose product MRKLITGFAAALTVTAAALAQSTAATAAPAWTNPTCATITGTSGITYTKDAGATLTATATTSIPITYTHGLAALDTANTLIATREYTDPSTLVQTNTVLRSTNAGCSWSTIATVPNGWVLKAVAAKGGRAYLYSDSGTHGIYRVTGTTVTAITDPTTDGITGLNVDPADGLHVLLGDNAGQLFESYNGGASWTTTGSTPPGVNAYDVYDTAIDPVNPWHALVGTSGKGAFVTFDGGGSWTAVTGFDLTPGGLGTNVFTLAVSKANNSVVYGMAIDIDQADAHLPGNGRHLYRSTNGGLTFTSIVDSSADVKLVNGPQLWPSPTNANELWFEYGSNFQAYGTDLFKYSATTGLVTKTHNNEHEITAVAFNPTYPGTLYLGLAKEPCSGC is encoded by the coding sequence ATGCGCAAGCTGATCACCGGGTTCGCCGCGGCACTGACCGTGACCGCGGCCGCCCTGGCCCAGTCCACCGCGGCCACCGCCGCGCCCGCCTGGACCAACCCGACCTGCGCCACGATCACCGGCACGTCCGGCATCACCTACACGAAGGACGCCGGCGCCACCCTGACGGCGACCGCGACCACGTCGATCCCGATCACCTACACCCACGGGCTCGCCGCGCTGGACACCGCGAACACGCTGATCGCGACCCGGGAGTACACCGACCCGTCCACGCTGGTCCAGACGAACACCGTGCTGCGGTCCACCAACGCCGGCTGCTCCTGGTCCACGATCGCCACCGTGCCGAACGGCTGGGTCCTCAAGGCCGTCGCGGCCAAGGGCGGCCGGGCGTACCTGTACTCCGACTCCGGCACGCACGGCATCTACCGGGTCACCGGCACCACGGTCACCGCGATCACCGACCCGACCACGGACGGCATCACGGGCCTCAACGTCGACCCGGCCGACGGCCTGCACGTCCTGCTGGGCGACAACGCCGGCCAGCTGTTCGAGTCGTACAACGGCGGCGCGTCCTGGACCACCACGGGCAGCACCCCGCCCGGCGTGAACGCCTACGACGTGTACGACACCGCCATCGACCCGGTCAACCCGTGGCACGCGCTCGTCGGCACCTCCGGCAAGGGCGCGTTCGTCACCTTCGACGGCGGCGGCAGCTGGACCGCTGTCACCGGCTTCGACCTGACCCCGGGCGGCCTCGGCACCAACGTGTTCACCCTCGCGGTGTCCAAGGCCAACAACAGCGTCGTCTACGGCATGGCGATCGACATCGACCAGGCCGACGCGCACCTCCCGGGCAACGGCCGGCACCTGTACCGGTCCACCAACGGCGGCCTGACCTTCACCTCGATCGTGGACAGCTCGGCCGACGTCAAGCTGGTCAACGGCCCGCAGCTGTGGCCGAGCCCGACCAACGCCAACGAGCTGTGGTTCGAGTACGGCTCGAACTTCCAGGCGTACGGCACCGACCTGTTCAAGTACTCGGCGACCACCGGTCTGGTGACCAAGACGCACAACAACGAGCACGAGATCACGGCGGTCGCGTTCAACCCGACCTACCCGGGCACGCTGTACCTGGGCCTGGCCAAGGAGCCGTGCAGCGGCTGCTAG
- a CDS encoding NAD(P)-dependent oxidoreductase: MRIAVIGATGFVGSAIAHEVTARGHQLTALTRSGGFDATDPGDRLDGHDAVIAAVKGDATAAAHALLAAAPARLVFVGGGGSLTTPDGTRLVDLPTFPEQYRKEALDAAAALDVFRAADTEVNWSFVSPPPAHLVPGDKAGGYRAEATDTPLVGADGDSRITTGDLASAILDAVENGTFRHQRFSAAY, encoded by the coding sequence ATGAGAATCGCCGTCATCGGAGCAACCGGATTCGTCGGCTCCGCCATCGCCCACGAGGTCACCGCGCGCGGCCACCAGCTCACCGCCCTGACCCGGTCGGGCGGGTTCGACGCCACCGACCCGGGCGACCGGCTCGACGGCCACGACGCCGTGATCGCCGCCGTGAAGGGCGACGCGACAGCGGCCGCCCACGCCCTGCTCGCCGCCGCGCCGGCCCGGCTCGTGTTCGTCGGGGGCGGCGGGAGCCTGACCACCCCGGACGGCACCCGGCTGGTGGACCTGCCGACCTTCCCGGAGCAGTACAGGAAGGAGGCCCTCGACGCGGCGGCGGCGCTCGACGTGTTCCGCGCCGCCGACACCGAGGTGAACTGGTCCTTCGTCAGCCCGCCGCCCGCGCACCTGGTGCCCGGCGACAAGGCCGGCGGCTACCGGGCCGAGGCCACCGACACCCCGCTCGTCGGGGCGGACGGTGACAGCCGGATCACGACCGGCGACCTCGCCTCGGCGATCCTCGACGCCGTCGAGAACGGCACGTTCCGCCACCAGCGGTTCTCCGCCGCCTACTGA
- a CDS encoding alpha/beta fold hydrolase, with amino-acid sequence MVAHRFVEVDGVRVFYRETGPADAPVLLLLHGFPSASHQFRGLLGALGDRYRLIAPDLPGFGRTETPDGFAFTFERLADITEGFVTALGLDRFSVYGFDYGLPTALRLAGRLPERIAGLVVQNGNAYTEGLSEMAHGLLTATPDQIRPVLEPDGTRGQYLAGAADPAAVDPDSWLLDQHYLDLPGRKDTQVALALDYASNVALYPTWQAWLREHQPPTLVLWGTADPFFLVPGAKAYLADLPDAELHLFDTGHFALEEKLSEIAPLIARFLERTTS; translated from the coding sequence ATGGTCGCTCACCGCTTCGTCGAGGTCGACGGGGTCCGCGTCTTCTACCGGGAGACCGGCCCGGCCGACGCCCCGGTGCTCCTGCTCCTGCACGGCTTCCCGTCCGCCTCGCACCAGTTCCGCGGGCTGCTCGGGGCACTGGGGGACCGGTACCGGCTGATCGCCCCGGATCTGCCCGGCTTCGGGCGCACCGAGACCCCCGACGGCTTCGCGTTCACCTTCGAGCGGCTCGCCGACATCACCGAGGGCTTCGTGACGGCGCTCGGCCTGGACCGCTTCTCCGTGTACGGCTTCGACTACGGCCTGCCCACGGCCCTGCGCCTCGCCGGCCGCCTCCCGGAGCGGATCGCCGGCCTCGTCGTGCAGAACGGCAACGCCTACACCGAGGGCCTCAGCGAGATGGCGCACGGCCTGCTCACCGCGACCCCCGACCAGATCCGACCGGTACTGGAGCCCGACGGCACCCGGGGCCAGTACCTGGCCGGCGCGGCCGACCCGGCGGCCGTCGACCCCGACAGCTGGCTGCTCGACCAGCACTACCTCGACCTGCCCGGCCGCAAGGACACCCAGGTCGCCCTCGCGCTGGACTACGCCTCCAACGTCGCGCTGTACCCGACATGGCAGGCCTGGCTCCGCGAACACCAGCCGCCCACGCTCGTCCTGTGGGGCACCGCGGACCCCTTCTTCCTGGTACCGGGCGCGAAGGCCTACCTCGCCGACCTCCCGGACGCCGAGCTGCACCTGTTCGACACCGGACACTTCGCCCTGGAGGAGAAGCTGTCCGAGATCGCCCCCCTGATCGCCCGTTTCCTCGAGAGGACCACGTCATGA
- a CDS encoding CGNR zinc finger domain-containing protein yields MDRPQPLTGEHLALDLLNTRPDGFDVFTDAASTAAWLATEADRLPQPPGPLSSADLGALRAVREIVLAVLVPAARGDKPPRQHLASLTRAQQDAPAYGQLGWDGTRVTVTDRRDGPYMTRLLATLAAAAGELLSGDALGKVRMCEGPDCTLMFIPANPRRRWCSPAVCGNRVRVARYYNRHKLPS; encoded by the coding sequence ATGGATCGCCCCCAGCCGCTGACCGGCGAGCACCTGGCCCTAGACCTGCTGAACACCCGCCCCGACGGGTTCGACGTGTTCACTGACGCCGCGTCGACCGCCGCCTGGCTGGCCACCGAGGCCGACCGGCTGCCCCAGCCGCCCGGCCCCCTGTCGTCCGCCGACCTGGGCGCGCTGCGGGCCGTGCGGGAGATCGTGCTGGCCGTCCTCGTCCCGGCGGCGCGCGGCGACAAGCCGCCCCGGCAGCACCTGGCCTCGCTGACCCGGGCGCAGCAGGACGCGCCGGCGTACGGCCAGCTCGGCTGGGACGGCACCCGGGTCACGGTCACCGACCGACGTGACGGCCCGTACATGACCCGGCTGCTGGCGACCCTGGCGGCGGCGGCCGGCGAGCTGCTGTCGGGCGACGCGTTGGGCAAGGTCCGAATGTGCGAAGGGCCCGACTGCACCCTGATGTTCATCCCGGCGAACCCGCGCCGGCGGTGGTGCTCGCCGGCCGTCTGCGGCAACCGGGTGCGGGTCGCGCGGTACTACAACCGCCACAAGCTGCCCTCCTGA